In Rhodamnia argentea isolate NSW1041297 chromosome 1, ASM2092103v1, whole genome shotgun sequence, the genomic window ACTTGTCCTTGgccaaaaaaaacttttggcCTGTGACTAGAGGACAAGAAAaacagctcctcctccttcctcctctctatGAACTTTGACCGTTGGAGTTAAATAAAGGAGAGTGGAGAGTCCAATCTAATTATACTTCACGACATGAAAAAGGAGAGGCGTACACGAAGGACTGATGAGAGTTTATATTTCGTACGTGTCTGTATAGAGACACAACACACGTGTTTGAATAGCGACACaacacacacacgcacgcatatatatataatataatattttcCTGACTGTATTATTGaagacggtacaatctcaaatccacacaccatcatcaTATGCTTTGTATAAAACATTTATTAATTGAGAGATCGTATGATCGGACATAACTAACGATCTTGTCAGACCGTCGGGCGTCTTCCTATTTAAtagataatatatatatatacacacatgcGGCGAATTGTGGGCAActactttcattttttaaaggAAAGGGCAACGGAATGGATTTTTGTTGGAATCTAAACAAATACATTATTATATTTAATTGATTCAACAATGGAagctagataaaaaaaaaaaaaaacaatacataTCGTGGAACGAaggttttagttttttattctATTGAGGAATTAATATCACATCTCTTTAATTTTGtccgaaaatcaaaatcatccttctacgtttcttcttttttttttaggggtttAAAAAACGTCCCTCGATTTTTTAGAAGATGTCAACGTATATTCCTTTCATTATGCTTTTTTCTCTCGGTGTTCGATTTTCCCGGGGCATGAATTGCAGAATTAATGACATCGGCGCTGGTGAACACACGTGTCACGCTGTGAATACACGTGTCATGTTACGGTtcgttggaaattgttgctaaGCCAAAAAGGCCCCACACCAGACAACatgaggaaaaagacaaaattgagagGGGGAGAGATGCGGCGGGTTAAGAGGAAATCTCAGCTGGAGCCTGGAGTTTCTAACTACGGCGGATGCGCTAGCTATGGATATAATGTACGGTACGATCGGATCTAATCATAGGTCTGGCCGTGCGAATATACCGTCTGTTCCTTTCTTTGTTCGGATTCTTTTTCCACCTGATCATTCTTTCATCCCCGCATATGCTGATCATGTGTTCGACCGCACCACAATTGTTGATCGGTGCTTTTTTGCCTTTCGTTGGACAAAAGACATGGGATCCTCCTTTCTTCAACCCAGTCGTAAATTAGACAGGACGATGGATTGGAATGCCTTATAGGACCTTCTAGGCCCGCCCACGGATGAGCGGGCCGGGCTCTGATTTTCTTCGAGACTCTCGAGTGCATGGATCAGGGCTATTGTTCTGGGCCCTAACCTGGTTCAAGCAAGACCTTCGTGTTAGGATTCGACACATAATAAAATCATAGTAAAACGTAAGCTAgagaaaaaaatcgaaacacgagattttatcatggTTCATTCTTTAACTAGGGCTACACAGAGGATTTGAGTATAATTTGCACTccgcacctctcgttacattactcaattacaagcgacaaagagtatatataataaTAGTTATTCATGAGTTCACgctcaaactactaatgaaaaattatgacgTAAATCGTAAAAGCCTTATATGTCCAAAGAGCGCTGCCTCCTTGAGATTCCATCGGGGCATGAACCCCGCTCGCTCAGAGTAAAGGACTCACGTGCTTTTCTATCGCAGGAGAGCATGAACCACACCCAATCCTTTAGGCCGCCACCATATTAACGGGGATAAGTACCATATGTGCAGAAAACCGTAAATTTCTGCAGATTCACTTTGGAACATAGAAATGCCCCTTTCAATTAAGTTAGGAACGAGTCAAGAAAAggcagaaagaagaaagtgggGGTGGGGCTGAGTCGAGACGTGTGAAAGCAGGCGCCAATATGAGCCCAAGTGGCAGACCATGGCCACTTTTAGACTATGGCTTATCTCCATGTGCtgcttcaactttttttttattctgcaTGATAATAGTATTGAAATATCTAAACGCGCACTGACAAATGGCAAAATCGTAACAATAAATGAATTTATCGGTGTATGCTcattattgaaaataaattcGGTGACCGTCTGGCGATTTTGATTTGAAATAGTTATAAATTTGTTCTATGAACGTATGACTGTGATCCATAtctttattttgataattcGTCTTTTGAAGTCATATGGGATTTGTCTGATTTGCAGTTATGatgctttgtttctttcttgtacTGTTgcctaaatgaatgaaattttactatgacaaaaaaaaaaaaaaaaaacaatcaaaagaaCATTATCATGTTGCCTTCTTCATTTGTATTTGATTAGACAAAGATAATCATAGCTTAAAAGACAGTGAAATCAAACGCCATGGAAAGACTCCTACTCCTAGTCCAAGAACAAGTACATTCCCACACATTTCTTGAGCTAATTATTGCTTTAACCCGCATAACCTTACTTAAGAGGATGATCCTCGACGACATGTTTTGGTTAACTTTTAGGTTTTAGCTCGGACACGAATCATGATCGATCGATTTGGCAGCGCTGGTGGGAGGGTGTGAGCGGCCATGTCTAAACTGGAACGGTCCTCAACTCGGCCGAGTTCTCTTCATCGTTCTCTCCGGAGATTTCCTCGAGCGACCGGCCCTTCGACTCCGGCACCAAGAAGGTGAAGACCATCCCGAGGAAGTTGATCACGCCGAGTATGATCAGGGTCTTCCTCACGCCGATCGCGCCCGCCGCGTACAGGAAACCGAACGCGCCCACCATGGCCCCGGCCTTGCCGGCCGCGGCGGATATGCCATGACACGTCGACCTGAGCCGCGCCGGGAAGATCTCCGCGGGGACCACGAATGTGGTGGCGTTGGGGCCGAAGTTTGCGAAGAAGAAGGTGAGCGAGTATATGATCACGAACCCGATCCGATTGTCCGGCAAGGTCCAGTGGTGGTACGGGATGGCCAGAGCGAACATGAACACGGTCATGAAGAAGAAGCCCATCAATTGGATTGCGAACCTTCCGATCTTGTCGATGAGCGCCACCGTGAACCAGTACCCTGGGACTGTGCTGCAGAGAGCGATCAGGGTCTGCGCACGCCCAATCCGGTACAACTCTTCTATGGCGTTCATGGTTTTCGCCTTTGGAATCCAACCGATGGCCGTGAAGATGTCTTTCTGGAAAAGGTTCTGGCTGTAGAAGGCAATGTCCAGCAGGAACCAGGTGCTCGTAGTACCGAGCAGGTGGAGGCCGTGGCGGCGGACGAACTGCTTCGAAAACAAGCCAAATTCGTTCGGTTGCGTCCTTGGCTGGATTTTCTCTGGCTCTGCTTCCAAATCGACTTGGAGAACCTTCGACATGTCGGCTGCGGCTTGCTTGGCATTCTTGGCCACCAGAGCGGTGTAACGAGCTGTTTCGGGCATTTTCATCCGCCAGTAATATGTGAGAGCGGCCGGAAGCGCGCCGAACATCAGAATCATCCGCCACACGTAGTCGGCTTGCGGGATGGTGGAGAGGCCCGGATTGACTTCATAGGCCGGAGCGTCATATCTAGCCTTGAATGCCGACGAAATAATTATAGCAACCATCCCTCCAGCCAAAATCCCGAAACCCTGCATCGCGAAAACGGCTGCGATGAAGGCACCACGAGTCTTCTTGTTCGCGTACTCCGACATGATGGTGGCTGAAAGCGGGTAGTCCCCGCCGATGCCGAACCCGAGCCAGAACCTGAAGAAGCAAAGGGTTGCCATCACCCCATTCGCTTCCTTACCGAAGGAGAGCCCGGAGGCAATGGAACAGAGGACCATGAGCATGAGGGTCATGCCGTAGACCCGCTTCCGGCCCATCTTGTCGCCCAACCACCCGAAGAAGATCTGGCCTGCAAGGGTCCCGCAGAAGGCGACGCCGTTGACTGCCGCCGCCACGTTGGAAGGCAGAGTGCCCGGGGTGGCCGAGCCAGGCACGGTGTAGTACAGGCGGCCGAGGAGCTTCGTCACGAGGGAGATGCAGAATAAGTCGTACGCGTCGGTGAAGAAGCCCATGCCGGCGATGACGATCGCGGTGAAGTGGTACCATTGCGTTTTGGCTGCATCAAGGGCATTGAGCACCTGCAGTTGTTCCTTAGCCATTTGATCAGCCCTTCCTCAAATTCCCCTGCAGCTGTTACATTCAACGGTAAAATCTAGTGAAAATCAGATGGAAAGTAAGATGCTGATGTGACCCAAGTATGGGAGAGGTGAGGAATCTTACGCAGTGACGGTGAAATCAACAGAGAATACGACGAAAAGAACAATAAGCAGACAATCACATGAACACCCTTTCCTGAATTTCTCTTGGAGACGTCACTTTCAAAAGGACAGTGACTGGATCAATAGTGAAAATTGAAGCATGGAAGACGAGCACGTGTTCTTTACCAAGTCAATAAAGTGAGACCGCGTGGTCGCGCTAGTGATTTATGTCTTGAATACGATTATGAGTTAATGATTTATGAATCGTGCTGTTCTCACATCAtctcagataaaaaaaatttcctgcgATGAAAGTGAAAGCTCTGTTTTTTATCCTAGCAAAGGAGCATATTTACCTGACGATATTGACCTCCTAGCCTTGATTTCACAGACTATGTGTGAATTATGAGAGGATAGAACAGGGAATGACAGAGACATGACTTTATACTATAAAGATTCATCCGAAAACttgaaaagcttcaaaacagaACCTTAAAATCTTCGCAGAGACGAGGAAAGCAAAACAGAGGCACACAAGtcagaaagaagaaggaaaagctgGGAAAAAGGAAGATCACAGAAAGCACAGATTCGAAGAACAACAGCTTGGAGAAAACAAAACGCGCCCcttctaaataaaaatacaaaaagatggGGATTTCGAGCTTGATTCGTTGCAAATGAAAAAAGTGCGAAGTCTGGACCGAAGCAGTACCTGTGTTTGATCAGCGAGGGACAAGGAAGAAAAGCAGCTCTCtgcgttttcttcttcttcttcttcttcttcctcctcttcctctgttTGAGCTTGACCTTTTGAGTCACTGGTTCTTAACAAGGTTGAGAGGGTACGACGCCCAATGCGAAAATTTAATGCACGCAGCGAGGAAGGAGAGGCGGAGTTCCAAGTCGCGGAGCAAGAACAGGAAACGTTACGCGAGGGATTTGAAGAGGGGTCAAGGTGCTTCGTACGTGTCTGAACTGCGACAACGTGGTACAAAGTCTCGGAGacagagaaagagggagaaagagGTCTGTGGCAGATGCAATGGAGGGAAGGGGGAAGGGGGCGGCTCGGTATTTAAGGGCAACGAGCACATACCTTCTAgaattcgaaaattttaaaattttaagaaatgctTTCATGACAGTCTTATTAAAAACGGTACGATATCGATCGTATGTTCACATGTTATTAttcatattttatataaaatactTATTGATTGGTAGATCGTGTGATCAGAAGTAAGAGATAATCTTGTCAAACTCTTAGGTTAACAGCTCTTTCGttaattttataacttttttgaaagGTTGCAAAAGCTTTCAGCCTTAGCATTTTCATCCTAACCTGTGAACGCTTTTTACCTGCCGCTGATGACTTTACCCAAAAAAGGTTCCACATAGAAAGTCATGGCAGTGCTGAAAATTTGGCTCAGCTTTGGCTTTACCTTGTCTGAACGACCGTGGACTTGGGTGTGTGCTTTCCCTTCTCTTACCCGACCCGTCCACTTTGGTTGGCTCGAATTTACCTTGGCTCTGATTAACAcgctttttttttagagaaaatatcgttggaaaaattaaaattatgctCCATTGTGGTATCGATATCCCGGACTTTTTTTCCATATCGTTCGATACGCCGATCCACGGTTCCGTTCAAGACACACTGCCGCTAGAAATTAGGAATGAGGGGTTCCCGATCTGATCCGATTCtcacaaaaaaagggaaaccgAACCGGTGGTCCCAATTCCCATTTTTTAGAACCTTGGACGGGGATGGCCACCTTCGAAATCGGGAACCAGGTCCGATTTGGTTCCCGAGCGATTTCAAGGAACCCGTGTTCGTGAGAAAATTATGCACATGTAATGTTAAAATCTCAACAagagccaagaaaagagagCATTAAGCATTTACCTTGACAAGACGCAACTGCGGCCACGATTGGCTAAAACAGAGTGAGAGAGGGAGGCGAGAGTTTAGACTCAAGCTGAGATCTTGAGCGAGAGGCGTCAAGCAAGAAGAACGCGATGCGGGCAAGAGGGACTAAGCGAGCCGAGCGAGAGGCGCATGCGTGAGACGGGATTGAGCGAGTTGAGCGACGCTGGAGGCATCGAGCAGAGGCGCATGCACGCATGAGAGACCAAGGTTGAGCGGTCGAGCTCCTAGGGTGAGGCATAGAGACAGGATCGGCTCTTGGGACTTGCGAGTCACGAGAAAAGTGGAGACCGGAGAGGCAAGAAAAGAGGTTCAGTGCTGAAGTGAAGGAAAGCTAACCCTAAGCCAAAACAAGTAAACATTAGGtttactttataaaaaaaaatttaaaaaaaagaccgGTGTagtccgggcggtccggtccggtcctgaGCCtgggaaccgggaaccggaccgcccgatcaCATATtccaattttagaaattaggaACCAGACCGGATCCCTCTAAAATTGGGAACTGGACCATTGGTCCCTGTTTGGTCTTGGCGGTCTCGATCCGGGCGATctcttttgctcacccctagtagaAATTGCAT contains:
- the LOC115743261 gene encoding low affinity inorganic phosphate transporter 1-like, which gives rise to MAKEQLQVLNALDAAKTQWYHFTAIVIAGMGFFTDAYDLFCISLVTKLLGRLYYTVPGSATPGTLPSNVAAAVNGVAFCGTLAGQIFFGWLGDKMGRKRVYGMTLMLMVLCSIASGLSFGKEANGVMATLCFFRFWLGFGIGGDYPLSATIMSEYANKKTRGAFIAAVFAMQGFGILAGGMVAIIISSAFKARYDAPAYEVNPGLSTIPQADYVWRMILMFGALPAALTYYWRMKMPETARYTALVAKNAKQAAADMSKVLQVDLEAEPEKIQPRTQPNEFGLFSKQFVRRHGLHLLGTTSTWFLLDIAFYSQNLFQKDIFTAIGWIPKAKTMNAIEELYRIGRAQTLIALCSTVPGYWFTVALIDKIGRFAIQLMGFFFMTVFMFALAIPYHHWTLPDNRIGFVIIYSLTFFFANFGPNATTFVVPAEIFPARLRSTCHGISAAAGKAGAMVGAFGFLYAAGAIGVRKTLIILGVINFLGMVFTFLVPESKGRSLEEISGENDEENSAELRTVPV